The DNA window CCGAACTCTCGCCGTCGGTCTCGACGATGCCCAGCGTCCCGGCGTACAGCGTGCTGTCATCGAATGTCAGCCCGGTGATGTTAGACCCGAGACTATCCTGCCAGCGTTGTGCTCTGTCGTCGAGAGCGAACGCTTCGAGGCTTCCGCTACGCCGCCCGAGGTACACGGTCGAGTCGTCAACCGCGATGTCCGTGACCGCCCCTCTGTTGCCCTTCTCGTAGGTCCAGACCTGCTGCCCTTCGGCGGCGTCGAACCCGAAGACCGTCCCCGCCTCGGTTCCGTATACGACCGTCCCGTCGACAACGACAGGGGGTGTCCCGGTGCTGATACCGAGAGACTGGGCCCACAGCCGTCGGGACGATTCCGGCGGCTCAACCGGACCATCGGGTTCGTCGGTCTCGGCGGGCTCTGCCGATTCGTCCGGGTCCCGGTTCCGCGTGGTGGTCGACGTCGTCCCGTCGAAGGTACCACAGCCAGCGAGTGCGCTCGCACATGCTGTGAGCGACGTATGGAGGACCAACCGTCGGCTCCGCTTGAGCTGTGCCACCTCCTTCCCCGTCTCGTTTGTCATGTCTCTGTGCTCGTGTTCTTGCGGGGCTGGCGGCTGCGTCGACAGCGACACCAGCGGGCCCTACCTGTTCCGGTCGCAATCATCTTGCTTTCTGCTCAGGCTGCTAAAAAATAAACTCTGCCCTCGGCCCGTGGTCGGCACGGTTCTCGATACGGCCGAGACGGTTACGGGCTGTTCACGGCTCAGTCGCTCCGGACCAGCACCACGTCGTAGGAGCCGTCGGTGGCGATGCGGTTGCCGACACTGGACGCCGTCGTCGTGAGACGGCCGGCGTCGTCCGAGCCGACAAAGACCATGTCGGCGTCGTTGCGCTTGGCGACCTTCCGGACGGGCTTGGCGATGCGGTTGCCGGTGACGCTCCGGCTACACCGCTCGTACTCGAAGGTCGCATCGGGCGCGATATCGGTGACCTGGTCGCGCAGCGTCGTGACGATAGTCTTCATGTCGAACGGCTCGCCGGCCGGGAGCCAGCCCCGTTCCCGGGCGTAGGCGGCGTTGTGCTGCGGGATGACGCTGACGACGATGATGTCTTCGCCGAGCGCGTCGGCGAACTCGCGGGCGCGGTTCAGGGCTGTGACGGTGCGTTGTGCGCCGTCGAAGGGAACGACGAACGTCATGCCCGTTGGGTGGTGGCGCCTCGTATTTATATGGGCAGTTCGCACACGCCAGTCGGTACGCTGGCAGTTGACAGTGGGGAGCTATATCGTGAGCGAGCGTGGTAGCCGTGTATGACAGACGACGTAACTACCGAAACAGAGGACGACGTGTTCACGGAGCCCGACGACACCACCGACGAGTGGGTGGACGTACGGATGACCGACCCCGACGCCGGCGAGTGGGACATCGACGTGGTCGTCGCCGAGGGGCAGGTAGAGTTCGTCGACCTCCGTATCGAGCCGGCGCTGCTTTCGGGCTTTATCGACTGTCTCGTCGACGACCTGGGCGAGACACGCGCCCGCGAAATTCTCGCCGCCGTCGCCCGCAGGCAGGGGCTAGACCTCGCCGAGGACAGCGAGGCCTGAACCCTCGACGGAACGGGGAGAGCGAGGCGGTGAGCGTAGCGAATCGCCTCGAAAGCGAGCGGTGCAACCGCGAGCCCGAAGCGAGGCATGGAGTAACGCCGCGAAAACGCGGGACTTAGGACCCTCGCCGCGAGAGTGTCCGGCGATGGAGGTCACGCTGCTGGGCACCGGCGACACGACGGGCACACCGACCATCGGCTGTGACTGTGACACCTGTGAGCGGGCTCGCGACCCGGACGACCCACTGCGCGAGCGCATGGCCGAGCGGGGCGTCGACGCCCAGGGCGGCGTCGAGCGGTCGCGCTTTTCGGTGTACCTGGAGAACGACGCGACGGGCGAAACGCTGCTGGTCGACGTCAGTCCCGACTTCCGCCACCAGTTTCTGCGAGACGGGGTCCCGTTGCCCGACGCCGCCATCGTCACCCACGTCCACTTCGACCACCTCGACGGGCTGGGCAACGCTTACCGGCTGTTCGACGACCTGCCGGTGTACGCGGCCGACGAGACCGACCCCGTCACCGGCGAGAGTGTCGCCGAGGGTATCAGAAGCCGCTACGACTATCTCGACACTGTCTCCGTCCACCCGCGGACGCCGTACGAGCCCTTCGAGGTGGCCGGCTTCGAGGTTCGGCTCGTCCCCGTGGAACACCCGCCGATGCTGTGTTACGGGCTGCGCATCGAGGAGCCCGAGACCGGCGCCGTGCTCGCGATAACGGGGGACACCTGCTACGAGGTGCCCGACCGCTCCCGGGACCTGCTGTCGGGCGCCGACCTGGCGCTGGTCGAGGGGCTGGTCCACGCCGAGGCCTGTGAGTTCCACCCGAAGGGCGGCGCCCACCACGACGCCGACGGCGTCCCGCGGACCTTCGGGACGAAACATATGACTCTCTCCGGCGCCCGTGACTTTGCCGCCGACATCGACCCCGACGACTACCGGATCGTCCACACGGCCCACTACGTCCCGGCCGAGCGGGCCTTCGCCGACGATATCGCCGTCGACGGCGAGCGCTTCTCGCTGTGACGTATCAGACGGGCTGTCGTATCAGCCAGTGAGACGGTCCTGACACCTTTGTACGATGGCTGTGAATGCGGTTCACATGGAACGGCGCGGAATCGCGGAGGCAGGCGGTGCGGCGCTCGTAAGTGGCGTCCTCGCCATCGGCGCGCTGTGGCTGGCCGTCGGCTACATCGACTGGGTCCTCGTCGTCGGGCTCGCCCTCGGTGCCGCCATCGCCGCCGCGGCCAACTACCGGGCCCGGACCGGTCACGCCGACACGGTCAAAACGGAGGCACCCGAGGTGACCGCCGACAACTTCGAGAACTACACGCCGGTGAAAGCCGGTGACGGCGGCACAGAGGGGCTAGACGAGGAACGCGAAGCGTCCGACCGCGAGTCGGAGTAGTCACCGGAAGCGGTCCAGTCCAGACTGCCGGCGG is part of the Haloarcula salinisoli genome and encodes:
- a CDS encoding universal stress protein, which produces MTFVVPFDGAQRTVTALNRAREFADALGEDIIVVSVIPQHNAAYARERGWLPAGEPFDMKTIVTTLRDQVTDIAPDATFEYERCSRSVTGNRIAKPVRKVAKRNDADMVFVGSDDAGRLTTTASSVGNRIATDGSYDVVLVRSD
- a CDS encoding MBL fold metallo-hydrolase encodes the protein MEVTLLGTGDTTGTPTIGCDCDTCERARDPDDPLRERMAERGVDAQGGVERSRFSVYLENDATGETLLVDVSPDFRHQFLRDGVPLPDAAIVTHVHFDHLDGLGNAYRLFDDLPVYAADETDPVTGESVAEGIRSRYDYLDTVSVHPRTPYEPFEVAGFEVRLVPVEHPPMLCYGLRIEEPETGAVLAITGDTCYEVPDRSRDLLSGADLALVEGLVHAEACEFHPKGGAHHDADGVPRTFGTKHMTLSGARDFAADIDPDDYRIVHTAHYVPAERAFADDIAVDGERFSL